AATATTGTGGAAAAAAGCACATTCACCATTGAACAAATCGAATGGATCCGACGCTCACTTAAAATTGCCGTTGTGCATGGTGGCGAAAAAACACAGCCGGATAGCTTTATTTATAAGAACTTAAGTCCGCGTTCAACAAAAACATATCAGCCCGTTGCTTATGATATTGCAGATGCTTTACGTGAGTCTGGATTTCAACATATTGATGTATTACCTGAAAACATGGACTTACCACAACGCTTGAAAGCGCTAAATATTGATCTGGTGATCACCAATAGTGGTGGCCTTCAAGGCTTTGATTCGATGTGCCATTTACCGTCAATGTTGGAAATGTTGGGTGTGCCTTATGTTGGTCATGCGCCAATGACGGCTGGCTTACTTGATAACAAACATTTGTTCAAACATGAAATAAAAGCAGCTGGGATTCCAACTGCGCCCTTTATTACCGTTGGTTTGGGGGAGTGCATTACCGATGCGGTGAATAAGGAGGCGTTAGATCAAATGGACGCTGATTTCGGTGGTCGATTTATTGTAAAACCTGTTTCTGGCCGTGCCTCGGTACATGTTTATCCGGTGTTTGATCGTGCAGACCTCGCTGGTAAAGTAAAAATAGTGCAGGCCGCGACGAATAACATCGTCATGATTGAACCTTATCTGTCTGGCCGTGAATTTGTGGTCGCGGTTGCAGGCTCTGTGATATTTAAAAACGACAAGTTGAATCAGTTAGCTTCACCTTTTGCCTTTTCGGTAACGGAGCGTGTACTTGCAGGCGATGAACCCATTTTTACGTCGATGGATGTAAAACCGATTACCAGTGATCGTTTATTAAAAGTAGATGAGCCTGAATTACGCCAGTCATTAATTGATTTGGGTAATAAGATTTATCAGCAATTGGGACTCGGTACGCTTGTGCGTGTTGATTTACGCATGGACTGCAAGGGGAAATTATATGTCCTTGAAGCGAATCCAAAGCCAGATTTGAAACGTCCTGAAGGCGATAAACTCAGTATTGTTTGTCACGATATTCACAATGAAGGCATGAGCTATCAAGACTTGATCCAATCTTTGGTTTTCAATCGTTTGGTGTATTTACAAGCACAACGCCCTGAATCGTTAGCGCATTGTTTTAATGACGACTTCTTCAGCTTGAAAAGCGCTTAGGAGCGACAGTGAGAACCGTTAACGATAATCTTCGGCTTACGTTTGGTGTAGCAGTAGTGACAATGTCATTATTGCTTATACTGGTTGTAGGTTATGCACAAGCGCTAAAAAGTCATCGCGAATTATCAACTGACACCATTTTAGCGCAAACTCAAGCGGCTAAATTAGGTATCGAACAGATACTCAACTCGGGTGTGCCGTTACCTGAAATCGCAGGGCTAAATCTGGTATTACAGCCGATTGTAAACTCGAATTCATCGGTTACTGGGTTAGCGTTATTCGCTGGTCACGATGAACTGTATAATGCGGGAGAAACCATCCTCGATGATAACTACATTACGATCCCACTCAACAATAAATTCACGCAGGTGGGCAATTTAAAAATTGCATTTAGTCCTGAAAAAGTAGAAGAAGTCGTGACCAATGTTTTTCAACCTATGGTGTGGTTGATTGCATTTTTACTGGTGTTATTTATTGTTTCAGTGCTTCGAAGCCAGCGTCGGAAAGTGTATTTAACGAGTTTTATCGTGGTGTTTTTTAGTATGGCAATCAGTGTCGTGCTACTTGTTGGCAGCTTATATCATGATGGTTTACGCAATAAGGCCGTATCGTTAGCCGATATTGTGAGTCACCGTTTAGCCCCTGTGTTGGAATATAATATTGACCAGAGCATGGTGACGGGGATTGATAGGATGTTGGATAACTTCCGCAAAGCTAATCCTGAAGTGGCTACTATTGCAGTGTATAAAAATACCGAGTTAGTTGCGGATTCTCAATACAACCAAAGCATTATGCTACCGATGCTGGGGCGTACAGGGTGGTTAGATTATAGTTTAGCGACCTCTAAATTTGCAGAGGTGCACCTTACTTATCAATCAAGCGTGGTACTGGGGCAGTTAACCAAAATATTAAAAAATTTCGCAATCTTATTTTTTGCTTGTGGCTTGGTCTGTTTTGCCTTTATCCGTTTGCTTGGTGGCGACGCAAATCAATCTTCATCAGAACAAGTGCTTGAACGTTTAAAGCCGTTGTTTTTAGGTGCTGTGCTGATGGAGTCTTTAATGGCACCAATCATGCCGCAGTTCTTAACCTCATTGGCAGAATCGTCAGGGCTTGATGCAAGCACTTCTGCTATTTTCTTCACACTCTACTTTTTAGGTTTTGCCTTAACCTTACTACCTGCCGCACGTTTAATTGAAACTTATGATATTCGCACTGTGCTTATATGTGGCGTGCTTTTGTCGACGTTAGGCGGTGGCATCCTTAGTGTCAGTGCTGAAGGTAGTATTGTGAGTGTATTGATTGCGCGTGTTGTGTCGGGTGTGGGCCAAGCCTTCGTATTCATTTCGGTACAAGGTTATATTTTACGCTTCAGTGATAAGAAAAATAAAACCCAAGCCGCAGGTATTATCGTATTTTGTTTTAATGCTGGATTTATTGCCGGCGCTGCGATTGGCGCACTCTTAGCTAACTACTTTGGCGACCGTGCTATCTTTATGATCGCGACCGCCATTGGCTGTGTGATGACGTTATTTAGCCTTGTATTACCGAGCATGAAAGCGTCTACGAAAGCCTCGGGATCGTTGTTAAATAATATCTCGATGATGATGCGAGATTCTTGGCGATTAATGAAAATCCCCGCGTTTATTCGAACCATGTTATTGGTGGGCATTCCGACTAAAGCGGCGTTAACTGGTATCGTTTCTTTTGCGGTGCCGTTAATGCTTGCTGAGCGTGGTATCAGTAAGGAAAGCATCGGCCAAGTGTTGATGACTTATGCTGCTATGGTGTTGTTGGTGAGCCATAAAGCTGGGCCTTGGGTCGATAAGTTAGGCAGTAGTAAGCTTGCATTGAGTGTTGGTAACCTGATTGCCGGAGTCGCGCTTATTATTCTAGGTGCGGCATTTGAAATGGAAGACAGTTTGATGATTGTTGTTTTTACCACTATTTCAATGATGTGCATGGGGTTATCACACGGTCTTATTAATGCGCCTGTGGTGACGCATGTTGTAGACGCCATGGCTGATAGGCAAGAGGTGGACTCTGTCATTGCTGCGACGTATCGTTTCCTTGAACGACTAGGTCATGTGTCTGGGCCGCTTATTGTCGGGCCATTATTATACCGGTTCGGCGTGGATTATACCCTGATAATACTGGCAATTTTCTTTGTTGTTATAGCTGTGCTGTTTTCTCTATTCGATAGACAAACACCTAAGGTGGTAAACATATGATCCGAGTTTTATTCATCTGGGTAGCATGCTGTTTACCAACATATGCTGCAACGGAATGGCCGACATGGTTAGGCGAAGAACTACAACCTAAAACAGCTAGTCATTGGCGTGCGGAGTCTGCCGCTGAAGGGGTGTCGTTTGTGCCTGCGCGTTCATTGTCTAAAATATTGGTGATCGTGTCACGCAAGGCATCGTCTTATGATGTGGCATTAAAAACGCTGTTAAATGTATACAGTACCCAATTACCTCAAGTGCAGTGGGTCGTTAAACGCTTACCTGTAGATAATGCCATGTTAGTGAATTTGCTTCATCGTGCAGAGAATGAGGTTGACTTGGTGTATACCTTAGGCTCTAAAGCGACCATGTCTGTGCACAAGGTATATCAAGGTGGTTTATTGCCGGTTGTTTCTGTTAATTCAAAAGATCCGGTGTTATTAGGTCTCACAGATAACTATGCTGGTACGGGGAACAATTTTGCATTCACGTCATTGAACCTACTAACAGATGTAACTCTTCGCATTATG
This Moritella sp. 5 DNA region includes the following protein-coding sequences:
- a CDS encoding D-alanine--D-alanine ligase; this encodes MEKSTFTIEQIEWIRRSLKIAVVHGGEKTQPDSFIYKNLSPRSTKTYQPVAYDIADALRESGFQHIDVLPENMDLPQRLKALNIDLVITNSGGLQGFDSMCHLPSMLEMLGVPYVGHAPMTAGLLDNKHLFKHEIKAAGIPTAPFITVGLGECITDAVNKEALDQMDADFGGRFIVKPVSGRASVHVYPVFDRADLAGKVKIVQAATNNIVMIEPYLSGREFVVAVAGSVIFKNDKLNQLASPFAFSVTERVLAGDEPIFTSMDVKPITSDRLLKVDEPELRQSLIDLGNKIYQQLGLGTLVRVDLRMDCKGKLYVLEANPKPDLKRPEGDKLSIVCHDIHNEGMSYQDLIQSLVFNRLVYLQAQRPESLAHCFNDDFFSLKSA
- a CDS encoding MFS transporter yields the protein MRTVNDNLRLTFGVAVVTMSLLLILVVGYAQALKSHRELSTDTILAQTQAAKLGIEQILNSGVPLPEIAGLNLVLQPIVNSNSSVTGLALFAGHDELYNAGETILDDNYITIPLNNKFTQVGNLKIAFSPEKVEEVVTNVFQPMVWLIAFLLVLFIVSVLRSQRRKVYLTSFIVVFFSMAISVVLLVGSLYHDGLRNKAVSLADIVSHRLAPVLEYNIDQSMVTGIDRMLDNFRKANPEVATIAVYKNTELVADSQYNQSIMLPMLGRTGWLDYSLATSKFAEVHLTYQSSVVLGQLTKILKNFAILFFACGLVCFAFIRLLGGDANQSSSEQVLERLKPLFLGAVLMESLMAPIMPQFLTSLAESSGLDASTSAIFFTLYFLGFALTLLPAARLIETYDIRTVLICGVLLSTLGGGILSVSAEGSIVSVLIARVVSGVGQAFVFISVQGYILRFSDKKNKTQAAGIIVFCFNAGFIAGAAIGALLANYFGDRAIFMIATAIGCVMTLFSLVLPSMKASTKASGSLLNNISMMMRDSWRLMKIPAFIRTMLLVGIPTKAALTGIVSFAVPLMLAERGISKESIGQVLMTYAAMVLLVSHKAGPWVDKLGSSKLALSVGNLIAGVALIILGAAFEMEDSLMIVVFTTISMMCMGLSHGLINAPVVTHVVDAMADRQEVDSVIAATYRFLERLGHVSGPLIVGPLLYRFGVDYTLIILAIFFVVIAVLFSLFDRQTPKVVNI